From a region of the Neodiprion fabricii isolate iyNeoFabr1 chromosome 7, iyNeoFabr1.1, whole genome shotgun sequence genome:
- the LOC124186858 gene encoding allergen Tha p 1-like: protein MKVAIFLLVVVACAVTAKPAGYTTKYDNIDLDQILKSSRLLQNYVNCLLEVGNCTPDGKELKNLLPDALENDCKSCNDRQKAGSEKVIRFLVNERPEIWDKLAKKFDPDNRYRVKFQADAKKAGIAL from the exons ATGAAG GTTGCCATTTTTCTATTGGTCGTCGTGGCTTGCGCCGTTACTGCAAAGCCTGCAGGCTACACAACAAAGTATGATAACATCGACTTGgaccaaattttgaaaagctcACGACTGCTTCAGAACTATGTTAATTGCCTTTTGGAAGTCGGTAATTGTACACCAGACGGCAAGGAGTTAAAGA ACTTGCTGCCTGACGCCCTGGAAAATGACTGCAAAAGTTGTAACGATCGCCAGAAAGCTGGCTCGGAGAAGGTTATCCGGTTCTTGGTGAACGAG CGTCCTGAAATTTGGGACAAACTGGCCAAGAAATTCGATCCCGACAACCGATACAGAGTCAAGTTTCAGGCTGATGCAAAAAAGGCTGGAATCGCACTGTGA